The Lactuca sativa cultivar Salinas chromosome 2, Lsat_Salinas_v11, whole genome shotgun sequence genome includes the window gaaacaatgtactaaatgtaaacactaccagttgtaatatttcaatgcatggtgatgaatgatgttatgtttcatgtatattcactgtgatggtattcaattgagtcacaacagccctcggacgtttccgccgtctggttcgggggtgtgacaaaaagagattaattaaacttaagggacttattgtgtaattataagataattacatagatgggctaatggacactatagaagttggagtggacaaattctatggggaaacccattagaaatcgtccaaggcttctaaagagggagtccatgagctgcttagggcttaagcagtcagattagagTTTCCTAGCTGTAACCCTGATAGTAagcatatataaggaacccttatggCCCCAAAGACGTGGTGAatacttcctttagggtttccagccgtttttggtgcctcctctctcctccctcttcatccaagttgcttagtggtgtttgtgactccattagaggtgcaacacttgaggcactaagctttctgaagccaatgattgattgttattgctatattacaatcaaaggtaagatctaaaccctaattttagttatagtttattagatctagggtttatggctttggattatcaattgcatgttcattagacaaactagatccaaagctattagggtttgcatgtacaccatatgaatgatgtattgctcaaaacccatcaactctAACTTTCTttttggttcaatcattgaaaaacttcctccttcttggaagaatttcaaagttatcttaagcacttaactgatgacatgagttttgagcaacttgtgttgagaattcgtgtggaagaagataacagattgaatgagaaggcagatgcaaattccttggaaccaagtgaaaactttgttggagaagcaagtacttcaaggacaaagcacaacaacaagaaaagGAAGCAAGGCTCCAAACACTCTTCAAAAGATGGCAAAActcatggccctaacaagaagaatttcagTTCATGTTATGTTTGTGGCAAAACTAGAtacaaggccaaagattgcaaattcaggaggggtcaaggaggaaataatggaggaaacaatggaaacaatggtgacAATTatggtggaggaaattctggtcaaaccaacatggttgaatcaccaaatcagttTGTTggtgtgattcaaaccaacatggttagcaattgtgtggattaGTGGATTGATAttggagccacaaggcacatttgcaactcccgaaccatgtcttttacataccagaaagtctcggattctgaaccaatgtttatggggaatgaCTCTACTGAAAAAGTTGAAAgaaagggaaaagtgaagctacaactgacttctgaaaaagaacttgttttatgtgatgtattgcatgttcctgaaattactaagaatctgatttctggtcctattcttagtaacaagggattcaaacttgtatttgagtcggataagtttgttctcaccaagggtgggatgtatgctggaaagggataccttagtgatggtctcttcaaagtcagtgtcttacctttgtactatggtgttgaaacaccaaacaatgatgtaaccaatgtTAGCACTAATGCAACAATGAGCACTACTAttcccctcttctatgtatatgcatgatccttcatttttatgacattctcgtttgggacatgtcaatttttgttttattcaaagaatggcaaaacttggcatgttaccaaaatgttcattagacaaaaacctaaaatgtgaggtttgtgtggAATCAAATTtttcacaacatcctcataaatcagttgaaaaatctaataaaatacttggcttaatccactatgatttatgtgattttagagtaACACgtacaagaggaggaaagaattattatatttcttttattgatgattgcaacaagtattgttatatttatttattaaataccaaggatgaagccttgaattcttttaagaattacaaggctgaagttgaaaatcaacttgacaaaaagatcaaaattcttaaGTTTGATCGaagaggagaatatgaatccaaagactttgctgaaatttgttctttaaatggtattatacatcaaacaactgctccatataaTGTTGTATGATATACAAATGCTCCTCGTCACAATGTCTGAAGATATAGAAAGATTTGTCAATATAATGGACATCATCGAAGAAGATCAACAATAGAAGAACGAGTGCAAATATCATATATTGTGTGCAACCTAATTAAGAGCTACATGAAACTGTTTGAAAATCATGTAGATATTGTTAGTTTACACCGTATGCAAGTTCAGTTATCTTGGAAATGAACTCtaaatatagaaaatataatgtcattttaaacttaaatatttaaaatagtatGCTTTTCCAAATGACACGATTTTTCATTTGCATTAGGTAAACCAACCTTACAAAAGCTATTACATAGTTAAATCCTTTTACACGAATTTGGAAATTGTAAGAGATACATATTTTGTTCGCGGTCGATAAAACCTCCTTTAATTTTAACAACATATATAAGACTCTTCTACCTAAAACTTTTCAATTTCCGCATTCACACCTCGAATCCACATCTCAACCTCTTTGAGTTTTACCAAGTTTCGGCCATTTGCCATAACTCTACTCGGACCAATCTGGTTCTAATAATTCGGTGAGTCTCCGGCCAAAAATctaaaacaatttaatttttttagatcaagaacacacacacatcCATTCTTCAACTTAATCTATTCAAGAACATACACACACTCATGATGCTCCAATCCAGAAAATCGAGCCTCTTTCTTTCTGCTCACAAAAAGAAAATCAAACCTGTGTTTTTTTCCCTTGCTCTCAATATATTGGATGAGAAGAACAAACAAACTCCAAATTGAACATCTTCTTCCTAGAAATTGATGCGGGTGTTCTCGAACATCTTCTTCCCAGAtttcgattttgaaaacatgtgtGAGTTCTTGAAAAGAAATTGATGTGTGTTCTTGAACAAAAATCGTTGTGTgcgtttatattttttttagaaattaaATGGTCTTCaaggtatgtgtgtgtgtttatcgtttcatcttcttcacaaaaatcaaaaatcgatgtgtgtgtgtgtgttcatcgtGTTCATCTTCTTCACATAAATCAAACGATCTCCAGAAGTGTTTGTGTGTATGTGTTCATGCTCGAACATCATATTTGGGTTTATTGAAGCGATTTTCAGATTTGTGTGTGTTCATGTTTGATTTTGAAACAACAGTCATACACTCATTTGATGATTATGTATGTTTGTGTTCATCACAGATCTTGAGTTCATGAGAAAAGATAAGAAAGAGAGAGGGAAGAATAAAAGCCTTGAATCTGAAAGATATCTTATGTGTATGTTGTGTGTTCATCTTCGTCAGAAAATCATAAACGTCAGAGACTCGCCAAATAAGATGACCAAAGCATTGTCGGAGTCGTCAAATATGCTAAAAACCAGCTAAACCTCCGATAGCAGGTCATAAGGATGTTATTTGAATAGTTCAACAAGCTCAATAGGAAAATATGATGAAAAAAAAACGTAATGACTAAATGTATAtaattcaaaaaatatattatccttttaagtcattattccTTATGAAAACGGAAACAAAAGAAAAttagtataaaaatacatatgataacaacataaaaaaaaaaaaaagtaaagagCTAGTAAAGAGCCAAaacgataaaaataaaaataaatgtaattacAAGAACTCACATAGTTACAAATACAAGAtccaaaccaaaaaggaaacaatttttttttcaatgcgTGTACGATTGTTATTTATCCATGTGCGACACAACACGACTCATCGAACAACACAGACAATGAGGATGGGGAGTGTCAAGTGTGTGTCGTTTTGTTAAAAGATTTTATAATGAAAACAGAAACTGTCAGTTTAAAAAATCACAGGACTAATTCTATAAACTATGTAACTGTCAAGGGACTGGTTTTGTAATTTCCGCTCAGAGAGATTGACGATATCAGAAGCCAGCAAGAAAGAAGACGTACATATCACATTCAACGAAATTACGCAGGGACGCGTCCCACAGTCGGAGGATAAGAAGACGCAAGATCTCTCATTGACTTTGTTCCTTCTCATAGTAGGTCATCTGCGTCTGTCGAATTGGGGATTGAAATCCGAAGAAACCCCTAAAATCAGCGAAAGTTTTGAAGTAATTCAGCGATGAGGAGAGTGTTCGGCGTTAAGAAAGACAAGGAACCGCCTCCTTCCCTTAATGACGCCTCTGATCGGGTACTCTCTCTGTCTATCTCATTCGATTATGTTTGATTTCATGTTTAATTTGATCGATCATTGTATATGGGGTTATTATTACGCTTACTAATTGGGAATCCTAAATAGGTAGGGGTGAAACCAATATTTCAAAACAGCATAATACTTTGATAGGCTAAAAAATCCTAATTCCTCTTTAAAGCCCTTATTTACTTATATAAGTTTTATCCATGTAACATAGATTCCTGTATAGTATGCATTATGCAATCGGCATACTATTTTGCATAATAGTTGTGATCCTCATCATGGAATTAAAATTTATATCATTATATGATCATATCTTGGCATCTTATGACATGGGAATGAGTCATAGTATGAATTGATTGCGTTTCAAGCTTATATATCTCCATGCTTTATATCGATCAACTGAATTATGTTCCAACAAACAAACGTAAACAATATTATATGTCATACACCTTCAGTGCTGATAATTAATACAAACTCTAAGTTGATCCATCACCATGGATTATCTACATTAAGTGTTTCTTACAAACTCTAAGTATCGTTTCTTAAAATGTATGCCTGATAAATTTGTATAACTTGTTTTAGATCAATAAAAGAGGTGAAACAGTGGATGAGAAGATCAAAAGACTTGATGGGGAACTTGCTCGATACAAGGAACAGATCAAAAAGACCAGACCAGGTCCCGCTCAAGAAGCTGTGAAGGCTCGAGCAATGAGAGTTCTTAAACAAAAAAGAATGTAGGCTTTGAATATACATACATCATATATATGTGTGGATATGTATTTGCTTATGTAAATTAATATACAATCAATCTTTAATGATTCTTGACAGGTATGAAGGACAACGTGACATGTTGTACAATCAAACATTCAATCTGGATCAAGTTGCATTCGCTTCAGAAGGGATTAAAGATGCTCAGCAAACAGTATGTGTCACAGTTATTAAGCATTTTGTTCAAAGACTTATTTATAAATTTTGTATCTTGCAGATGACAGCTTTGAAATCAGCAAACAAAGAGCTGAAAGGAATGATGAAGACTGTGAAGATTCAAGACATTGATGTTAGTATAATTATTTATGAATGTTGTTGTTTTGATAATTTCTAATTACTGACCAATCCATTTAATCTTGTTTATGTTTAGAATTTGCAAGATGAAATGATGGACATGATGGATATAAGCAATGAGATACAAGAATCTCTTGGTAGAAGTTACAGTGTGCCAGATGATATTGATGAAGATGATCTCATGGGTGGTAAGcacaaatttattattattattattttattttattttttttttaaatgttaactTCACTTTATCGAAATGTTTCAGAACTTGATGCTTTGGAGGCAGACATGGGTCAAGAAACTGAAGGTGAAGGGGTGCCTTCATATCTTCAACCTGATAATGAGCCTGATCTGAATGAAGAACTTAATCTGCCTTCAGCTCCAAGTGGACATGCAGTGCCAGCTGGCAGAGCTAACAATCAGGTAACTTTTAAATACAATCAGCTTCAAGTGATAATTGATAATGgtaatttatgtgtttttatttttttatttttgtttaattttacaGGCTGTGGATGAATTTGGTTTTCCTGCTGTCCCTCATGCATCTCTTCGTAGTTAAGAGGTTTATTTTTTAAGGTGGATTAGGGTCAGTATTGTCTTTTTACGTCTCTTAAGTCTTAACAATAGTGTGCATAATTTGAACATGATACTTGCTGTCACTGCTTGGGGATGTATATGATTTGTTGGCACTTTTTAAGTAATTGATGCTTTATTCATGTAGATGCCTTTGGTTGAAGTTTTGCATTtggtttttggtttaaaatttaagttttataatattcctataaatttttttttatatatttcttaTGTTGGAAAATGGGAAAGAAATTTGTTATTCTTTTTCTATTGTTTTGTACAATATTTTAAACCGTGAAGTTGTTGGAATATTTAATAAAATGGTGAAGTAGTCTTTGTAAATAGACAAATATAcaaacaaaatataaataattaaattgaaaAAACTCTCCTATTGTGGGGGCACATTAATCCTTTTAAtgaaaaaattatagaaaaaaatttCTTCTATTGTGGTTGCTTTTGCATCGGCTTTAAATCGTCTCCTTAACATTTTAGGTTATGCAACAACATTAAACCATTTGTAAAAAATTTAGTTAAAATTCAATCAAATGTAATAATATTAAAACCTTTGTAGACAAGTTAgttaaaaattaacaaaatatatCGACAACTATTGTATTGTGTAGGTTTTTGagtaatatattttataaatgatttatgatTGTTTTATTAAACTGAACTGTAAATGAATTTACCTAGGAGAGTCATCATATAATTTGacttaattttttgttttaaatttataattgtaTATACAAAATAGTAGTTAATGAATCATAAAATACATGGCAAATTTCATAAAACGCAACTTATTATATGCATGTTGTTGAAAAAAAAACCTTATATTAAATACATGACAGTTTAAACATTCCCTTTTTTATAATGAATTCTTTTAATaagaaatttataatatattatgattttcctaacttttatagttttattcttaaaagttaaatatattgttattttatgATGTCAGTTAGGGGATAAAGTTAGTTTGGGTTTCCACATGACTGATTACTGAATACTGACGACCCCTACAAATTTGGGAATGGAACATGGGCGGATGGGTGTGTTGAATGTTGAGTGTTGTATTTGTATATTTAGCAATCTTTTTTCCTGGTAATATATACAAGCCATTGAAGTATTGCCATtgttcttcatttttataacacttatttttgtgtgtgtgtgtgtgtgtgggggggggggggggggggggggggggtaatcaTATATTCGacataaacattaaaaatacttTTATCTTCATagttatattaattatattatttctttTAATTATCACAAATAACTATTTTAAACCcaaaataataacaaatataCCAATAATTACATGCTGCTATATTCATTGAAAAATGTAGCTTTAAATCTGCAACGCTAGTCTATACTTGTATATGTTTATCATGAGAATTGTTATTAATAAGTGAGTTTTATTCAACATATAACATTTTTTTGAGttattatacttatatatgtTTATCATGAGaagtattattttatttattcataatggCCGTTAGGTAGTTTAAATTTAAGATTAAATGTAGTTAAGTTCATTTACTTTTTTAGAATATCAATACACTTTAATATATTTCTAAATTATTTTTGAATTTCATCTATGTCCGGACTTGAACCCTCAAACTTATGGAAAGATATGATTGTTCACTATTTTGATAAAACTGAATTATATAATTAGACTATTTGGTTTGAATATTCGGAATTTTTGATTAGTTTTCAACAaaacaaaattattatttttaatttcggattggtttggtttataaaataaaaataaaatataaaaaacaaaataacaatttatttatttatttatattatttatttttaacatatatttttaataatttataaatttattaacttatttttttaatagaTAAAAATTTCATccattataatattttaatatgtacttcttatcaaaaaaaaatttgtcTATAAACTACTAAACcataatatatttttcttgattgtttATAAAttctaattcaaaattaattaaacaattttCTCTAGTTTCTTTTATAGAGTGGGTTAAGACACAaagttatatattaattaaaatgtttTGCTTCTTGAAACTAAACTATGAAAACGGACCCAACCAAATAATAATTTATTGGATCAAATCATATTTAAATTTGGTTTCGCTTATTTAGATTCATGATTAAAAACGAAAATCAATTTGGATCAGATCAAACTGATCCATTCAAACGGACACCCTCAGGAGGGATGACATCTCACGATACTGCTACGACAATAATATCAAATGATTTCATTGTTTGTAATCAATATTACAAATGATATTTTTTCTTATATACATTTAATAATATTTGTTGTATTTAGTTAATATATAcaaaagttgttttttttttccttttctcattgttttattttataaaaaataaatgtaAATCAATACATATGAATACAATTTTCTTGtgtatatatgtttttatttacgAACTAAGATTTTTATTCTTAGttgtataatgaaaatacaaattCTTTTTTATATTTGTTGTAGCGGTTTAAAGTTATAATTATTCATTAAAAGAACCAATTAGAAAGGATAAATAATACAATTGACGATCCAATGTTATAAACTACAACTACAATAGAATAGGTTTATCAAACGTCTATAATctacaaaaaaaatattgttttctAATATCTATAGAccgttaaaataaattaaaattaaataaattgattttttaacCTTAAAAGAGTTCTTCAATGCTGAAATTTAAAATAGTTCTAGTTTTACAACCATGAAAGGTTtcaaatttcaattcatttaagaGATTTCATATTAAAATCATACGGATCCTCTGTTGCTTATTCATAGACCAACAAATGATTAACTACATATTTTATCTTCTATCAATATTTTATTGTAGTTAAAAtaggaaatatatatattttagaaaaaaaagacATTATACAATATATTAAAGTTCTCATACCTTAGCTACAGTATTGTGTAGTCTCTTTTGTCAAATTTAGTCCTTCTACTATGCTATAGTTGCTGTTGGGGTTTGCCATCTTTTTAACTCCTTTCTTATGCATTTTGCGTTGGCTATATTCTACcatgtttttgtctcatttgaCCCTTCTATTTTCCTCATTTTTGTTTTCTTTCTTCCTTCTTCAATTCTGTATCATCTTCCCCTTCTATTCCTCTTTATTTGTTCTCAGTGTTGTTGGTTTCATTCTTTGGAAGTGGGTCTATGGATGTATGCGTGTCCTGGGCACGTACCGCCTCTGCCCTCCCAtgggttattttttttttatttttttttgtttccttGGTAATCGTTTTAGATGCAACGTGTTTATCACCGCTTCTATCGGCCAATATCTATCTTCCATTTGTTCCTCCACCTCTTCACCGCTTGTCGGTGGTTCCCGCTGCTCACCTCTCATTTGGAACATAGATTGCACCACAAAACCTCCAATTCAGACTGTTCATGGAGTATGCTTAATCCGACAACTGTCATCGTTTTAACCGATTCACCGCCTCAAAACCCTCTTCATCTGCTTCTCACTCTGTTCACCACCTCAAAACTCTCTTCGTTTGCTTCTCACGCTATTTTCTTCCAATTCCAATAGATCTATTTGCTTCCAATTCCAATCGATGTTGGCATCGACAGGAGTCGGTTGATtccatcctttattttgcatCCCCGTTTGGTGTCTGGTTTGCTCCAATCTTCTTTTGTTTCGGATTTCGAGTGGAAAAGAATAAGTGAGGTGCAGAGGTTGTACGCCAACGATGGGGAAATCATCTGTTTTAGTTCTTCACAACACGAGTTAGGGTTTAAAATTGAAGGCTTTGACTTTCTTTGTTCCTAACACCTTCCATCACCGACCCTCGAAAGCATGCTTTAGAAAAAAGTCTTCTTTTTTTAGATGCCGATTCTCGATTTTGCGTTAGGTCACTAGATCGTTCACCAACTCAGATTGAAGCACTCGGAGATGCTATATGATATAGCTGGAAGAGAGACAAACCAACAACGCCTTTTTGCTGATGTTTTAAAGCTTCATCACCCTCCACCGTTGTATCATTCAACCAGGTGCGCACCAATTTTTTCTCTTTTCACCTGCGATTATCCTCTTTGTTTCAATTGTTTAATACCgggtattgtttgtttatttgtagCAGGATGTGGTAAAGAAGGTAATACTTGAACTCTTGTATATAAACTGAACTCTTCCATATAAACTGAAAGGGGAAGTTGGTCCTGAAGCTCTCTGATGGGAAAGAGGTGATTCTATTGCTTTTCTTTTTCCCCTTTCTGTTTTCATAAGAAATTTGGTTCATACAAATCACTTCGATTACAAATAAATTAATATTGTTGCATTTGCTTACTGTACGGAACAAGTTATTTTGTGGTAATGGTGTTTTTAATAAAtttcatatattaattataattacAAGATTTTGCTTTGCCTCCTACTTTTACTTTCCTATGCTCATGAACTTAAATTACAGGTAAATACTCATGGGTTCGACTTTTTTTCATCGTGTACAGCAAATCCCACTTCTTGGTCAGTTCTATATAAGTAAGAAATATTATATCCGTTGTTTTGGAATTTTATATCATgttaaaaaaaactattgaagctaaaatgtataaaaataaaaaaatgcatgTTGCCTTGATATTGAGAAGACGTTGTTGAAAAGAGGATGCTATAagtttatttttaaagaaaattgaATAGACGATCAAACATTTAAAATTTCTAATTTGGATATGAATTTAATGCAATTTGTTAATGTGTATATGCTTTTTTTATTCATGACAATAATTAGATATTTAATCTATTTTCATTTTCTTGATTCAGTATGGACAAATAATTAGATACGTTTTTTTCATGAATAAAGAAAAGGGTTGAAGAATTGATTTTACTGTGGAGTAGCAGGTTTTGTTCATGCTTTACTGTTCTTTAAACTGATTGATTGGTCTGaaataaaaatgtttttgtaaATTTTCAATTGTAGTTATTGCAGTTAGTGCCTTCTTCTAGGTGTATCTCATACACCCTCATAACTTCATTGTTTATACCGTACTCCGTGCAGCTATTGTTGTTGATCCTGCGATGCAGAGACTTTTGTTTTGAGAGAGATGCGGCAGCCCACCATTACCAATTCTGTTGGCTCTACCAACTCACCCATTATCACTGCTCGAAGTGTACACCCTAAATCATCTTTCTCACTAAAATTTCCAATTATGTGTTTGTTTGAAATTACGAGAATCTATCTGTTAATCAGTAATGAATTTGATATACGCTTGATTGTACTTTCTGATTAACTAAGCTCGTGTTTCATAAGGCATAAATTATGGTGGCTGAAGGGACATCATAAAGAGGCTCATGATGTGGCCAATGTGACCGGTAGGTAATTACCAGGAGTAGGTTACAAGTGCCTTTAAAGTGATATTAATCAATTTTATTTTAACTAAAGGTTAATGGATATAAGTCTCTTTGTTTGGAAACCACGATGTACTGCAGCTCTTGCTGGTGAATggatatttttaatgttttttcagccttgctttttttttttttttaattattattatgggATTATGACCTAAATTAACCAGCGTCAAATTGACAATCTAAAACTGAGATAAAACTGCCATTCATGGTGAAATGACAACTCTTCCCCATTGATTGTATGTTGCTTTTTTGTTCCCACAAAATTCTTTAAAAGAAATGAATGAGGATATGTAATTTTGTATTTTATGGTGATACTATTGAAGTGTGCTCCAAATCTAGATGATCCACTTTCAAATAACATAGCAACACAATGGAAGTCAAATGATGCACATGCCGTGGAAACGGGTagttaatagcaatgtacttccattgtttttgtttattttaagaAATTAAACCTCACATTCAACATTGGActattttttatatttgtttacAGGAGAAcatatatattatttggaaatgttTTCGAGAGCCCTGCATTGAATGAATTTATTCCACAATGAAGTGTAAGTACATTTTAATTCCAAGATTTCATATGTATTTTCTTTTACTTTAATTCAAAATGTATCTCCCACATTAATGAaagatatgtatgttatgtagaaGCTAACGTAATTTTGTCGAAACCTTTATTAAAGCACTCGATTTTCTTGGGAATCATAGTTTTGTTATTTCTGTGTATTTGACAATTCAACACattacaaaacaaaagaaaaaataaaaccaaaccaaaaaaaCCATCCTGTTCAGTAGGATAAACGAAAACAACTTTAGTAGATTGATACTGGAAAAAACTAATAAAGGCGTAGATATAAAACAAAAGCAATACCTTCTGTCCCACGCGGAGCGTGGGCATTCCCTCTAGTTCgaataaaaaatattaatcatTTTAATCATTGTTGATGGTTTACCATGAGTAATTCGATTTTAGGTGcacaacataatgtaattgaatTCAAATATAACTATATCATTGATATAAAGTGACCTTTTATCTTTAGTCAATATTTCGTTGTAGGTAAAACgagaaatatttaaaaaaaaaggcattcataaaaaaaattattataattttaagagtaaattacacgaatgatccctatggtttggggtaatttgcacgtttggccCCGAACTTAtgtttttaactcggaaggtccctagtTTGTTTGTGTTGCGCGCgtggtccatgtcttacctaaaaagactattttgcgcttgattttttaatttatttaaataaacacactctCAACCCCACTTCCACCTCACCTTATCTTACCTACCcaatttgatttaaataaattaaaaaatcaatggcaaaatagtctttttagataagacatggaccaagcacgcaacaaaaacaaactgtaggaacctgttaaaaaaattaatggcaaaatagtctttttagataagacatggaccaagcacgcaacaaaaacaaactgtagggacgtgttaaaaaaaaagttagagaccaaacatacaaattactcaaaccatagggaccattcgtgcaaTTTACTCTAATTTTAATCGTTGTTAATGATTTACCATGAATAATTTGATTTTAGGTgctcaacataatgtaattgaatGCAAATATAATTATGTCATTTGTATAAAATGACTACAATGATAATGATGTTTTTTAGTTTAGAAGATGGTTGAAAATGTTAGAAGACGGTAGTAATATTTGCGCTAAAAAGAAGACACACACCTTTTTAGGTATATGGTCTTCTAAACTCGAACACTCTACGAATGTTAATATATACATGTTAGCATAA containing:
- the LOC111916297 gene encoding vacuolar protein sorting-associated protein 60.2 isoform X2, coding for MRRVFGVKKDKEPPPSLNDASDRINKRGETVDEKIKRLDGELARYKEQIKKTRPGPAQEAVKARAMRVLKQKRMYEGQRDMLYNQTFNLDQVAFASEGIKDAQQTMTALKSANKELKGMMKTVKIQDIDNLQDEMMDMMDISNEIQESLGRSYSVPDDIDEDDLMGELDALEADMGQETEGEGVPSYLQPDNEPDLNEELNLPSAPSGHAVPAGRANNQAVDEFGFPAVPHASLRS
- the LOC111916297 gene encoding vacuolar protein sorting-associated protein 60.2 isoform X1, producing MRRVFGVKKDKEPPPSLNDASDRINKRGETVDEKIKRLDGELARYKEQIKKTRPGPAQEAVKARAMRVLKQKRMYEGQRDMLYNQTFNLDQVAFASEGIKDAQQTVCVTVIKHFVQRLIYKFCILQMTALKSANKELKGMMKTVKIQDIDNLQDEMMDMMDISNEIQESLGRSYSVPDDIDEDDLMGELDALEADMGQETEGEGVPSYLQPDNEPDLNEELNLPSAPSGHAVPAGRANNQAVDEFGFPAVPHASLRS